One genomic segment of Tissierellales bacterium includes these proteins:
- the hydF gene encoding [FeFe] hydrogenase H-cluster maturation GTPase HydF, whose amino-acid sequence MNQTPKANRPHIALYGNRNAGKSSLLNAIIGQDISLVSSVKGTTTDPVSKAMELLPLGPVVFIDTAGLDDDGELGKLRVKRSKKILQRTDFAIYVIDPLDFDKNALSKSLLEFKRFHIPHLLVFNKLDTLDQHTEANLKSEYPEAFFVSAEKNIGILDLKDALIDRIRAEEDEPPLIGDLIPYGGTVVLVVPIDSEAPKGRIILPQVQVIRDCLDHGIKSYVVRDTELEDALKDLKSVDLVITDSQAFHRVDKIVPSDIPLTSFSIVLARNKGDLSSLVAGARAFNSLKPHSKILISESCTHNHSHEDIGRIKIPRGLNKYFGQEFDYTFRMGHDFPEDVSEYDLIIHCASCMLNAKTMKTRIQMCEEQGVPITNYGVTLAYLTGILDRSLDIFNDLSK is encoded by the coding sequence ATGAATCAAACACCTAAAGCAAACCGTCCACATATAGCTCTATATGGAAATAGAAATGCTGGTAAATCTTCTCTTCTAAACGCTATTATTGGCCAAGATATATCTTTGGTATCTAGTGTGAAAGGAACTACTACTGACCCTGTTTCTAAGGCTATGGAGTTACTTCCACTAGGGCCTGTCGTATTTATTGATACTGCTGGACTAGATGATGATGGAGAACTCGGAAAGCTCAGAGTAAAGAGATCAAAAAAAATTCTGCAAAGAACAGATTTTGCAATTTATGTCATAGATCCATTAGATTTTGACAAAAATGCTCTATCAAAATCTCTACTTGAATTCAAGAGATTTCACATACCACATCTCCTTGTATTTAATAAATTAGATACTTTAGATCAACATACTGAAGCTAATTTGAAATCAGAATATCCTGAAGCATTTTTTGTATCTGCTGAAAAAAACATTGGAATATTGGATTTAAAAGATGCTCTCATAGATAGAATTCGCGCAGAAGAAGATGAACCTCCTCTTATTGGTGATTTGATTCCATATGGAGGTACTGTGGTTTTAGTCGTTCCAATAGACTCTGAAGCCCCAAAGGGAAGGATTATACTTCCTCAGGTCCAGGTTATAAGAGACTGCCTAGACCACGGCATAAAATCATATGTAGTTAGAGATACTGAACTCGAAGATGCATTAAAAGACTTAAAATCTGTGGATTTAGTTATTACAGACTCTCAAGCTTTCCACAGAGTTGACAAAATTGTCCCCAGTGATATTCCCCTAACTAGCTTTTCGATAGTACTAGCTAGAAATAAGGGCGATTTGTCAAGCTTAGTTGCAGGTGCTAGAGCTTTTAATAGTCTAAAGCCACATAGTAAAATACTTATATCGGAGAGCTGTACCCACAATCACTCTCACGAAGATATTGGTAGGATAAAAATCCCAAGAGGACTTAACAAGTACTTTGGTCAGGAGTTTGACTACACATTTAGGATGGGACATGATTTCCCAGAAGATGTTTCTGAGTATGATTTAATTATTCACTGTGCCTCTTGTATGCTAAATGCTAAAACTATGAAAACTAGAATACAGATGTGCGAAGAACAAGGTGTTCCGATTACAAATTATGGAGTCACACTCGCATATTTAACTGGTATTCTCGATAGAAGTCTAGACATATTCAATGATTTAAGCAAATAA